In Aristaeella hokkaidonensis, the following are encoded in one genomic region:
- a CDS encoding AGE family epimerase/isomerase — protein sequence MVNKEPSTLISGVRTHLEQKILPFWEALMDNAYGGYYGYVGSDLQLNRGADKGCILNSRILWFFSVASAVLNRPDLRAYADHAYAFFSRFEDPENGGVFWSVTFDGKPSDTTKHTYCQAFAVYGLAAYYRLTGNPEALDKALSLFRVMETKCRDAGGYLEAQTAAFTPESNEKLSENGVLASRTMNTLLHVIEAYAELYRARPDEDVRRAGEAGLRLCLDRIMNPEKRRLEVFFDADWHPLLDIQSFGHDIEAAWLLWDAAETLIPEAEREPWKAMCLDLLQSVTERAWTGRGIHYESVSGRVNHLRTWWPQAEAMLGFDFGLRITKDPAWLERMEQQWAYISRVFVDSRDGGEWFNELHEDDSVIGKPEADEWKCPYHNGRMCLRLIAGAGERTGEIVSKESDDAGYRQSRGNQCGHGFQGAGG from the coding sequence ATGGTTAACAAAGAACCTTCCACGTTGATATCCGGTGTCCGCACCCATCTGGAGCAGAAGATCCTTCCCTTCTGGGAAGCCTTGATGGACAACGCTTATGGCGGATATTACGGTTACGTGGGCAGTGATTTACAGCTGAACCGGGGAGCCGATAAAGGCTGCATCCTGAACAGCCGGATCCTGTGGTTCTTTTCCGTTGCTTCCGCCGTATTGAACCGGCCGGACCTGCGCGCATACGCGGATCACGCCTACGCTTTCTTCAGCCGGTTTGAGGATCCCGAAAACGGCGGGGTGTTCTGGTCGGTCACCTTTGACGGAAAGCCGTCGGACACCACCAAGCATACCTACTGTCAGGCCTTCGCGGTATACGGACTTGCCGCTTATTACCGGCTGACGGGCAATCCCGAAGCGCTGGATAAGGCGCTATCCCTGTTCCGGGTCATGGAAACAAAGTGCCGGGACGCGGGCGGATACCTGGAAGCGCAGACGGCAGCCTTCACGCCCGAAAGCAATGAAAAGCTGAGCGAGAACGGCGTGCTGGCCTCCCGGACCATGAACACGCTGCTGCACGTCATCGAAGCCTATGCGGAGCTGTACCGTGCCCGGCCGGACGAGGACGTCCGCCGCGCCGGGGAAGCCGGTCTCCGGCTGTGCCTGGACCGGATCATGAATCCGGAAAAGCGCCGCCTGGAGGTGTTCTTCGATGCTGACTGGCACCCCTTGCTGGATATTCAGAGCTTCGGCCATGACATTGAGGCCGCCTGGCTGCTCTGGGATGCCGCGGAAACGCTGATCCCTGAAGCGGAGCGGGAGCCCTGGAAGGCCATGTGCCTGGATCTGTTGCAGAGCGTGACGGAACGAGCCTGGACCGGCCGCGGGATTCATTATGAATCTGTATCCGGCAGGGTGAATCACCTCCGCACCTGGTGGCCCCAGGCGGAAGCCATGCTGGGCTTTGACTTCGGCCTGCGGATCACAAAAGATCCCGCCTGGCTGGAGCGGATGGAGCAGCAATGGGCGTATATCTCCCGGGTCTTCGTCGATTCCCGGGACGGTGGCGAATGGTTCAACGAGCTTCACGAGGACGACTCCGTCATCGGTAAACCGGAAGCGGATGAATGGAAATGCCCGTATCACAACGGGCGTATGTGTCTCCGGCTGATTGCCGGAGCAGGAGAAAGGACTGGAGAAATTGTCAGTAAAGAAAGCGACGATGCGGGATATCGCCAAAGCCGTGGGAACCAGTGCGGTCACGGTTTCCAAGGCGCTGGCGGGTAA
- a CDS encoding GNAT family N-acetyltransferase, whose product MFYDTEDLQDGAIRLQLERTAEGYPEKGWVPAYYFGICLPDGTRIGQCDLRIGHNDRLYIGGNIGYGIDEAYRGHHYAAKACGLLFRQARKHDLGYVIITCDPTNTASSRTCELAGGEYLETADIPEDHDMYERGLRQVMVYRFDLDRGENEDGTN is encoded by the coding sequence ATGTTTTATGATACAGAGGATCTGCAGGACGGGGCAATCCGGCTGCAGCTGGAAAGAACCGCAGAGGGGTATCCGGAGAAAGGCTGGGTGCCGGCTTACTACTTCGGAATCTGCCTTCCGGACGGAACGCGGATCGGGCAGTGCGACCTGCGGATCGGCCACAACGACCGGCTCTACATCGGCGGGAACATCGGCTACGGGATCGATGAAGCCTACCGGGGACACCATTACGCGGCAAAAGCCTGCGGGCTGCTGTTCCGGCAGGCCCGGAAGCATGATCTGGGGTATGTGATTATTACCTGCGATCCGACCAACACCGCTTCCTCGAGAACCTGCGAGCTGGCGGGCGGAGAGTATCTGGAAACGGCGGATATTCCGGAAGACCACGATATGTATGAAAGGGGACTGCGCCAGGTCATGGTTTACCGCTTTGACCTGGACCGCGGGGAAAACGAAGATGGAACGAACTGA
- a CDS encoding carbohydrate ABC transporter permease — protein sequence MSIVSTVQPDLRRSKINWQKVLVIFLFAVVPLFLLILFTYIPFGKMIQFSFHNMSYTKDKGFVGFDNYLKIFTKPEYVDAMLLSLYYMAGAVVQLALALFFASVLSLERLRGSGIYKAVLFFPFLVNGIAIGYIFKYFFTHGFVLDTVLQAIGIPLEKLPYWLRDQSVNNWSLVFTSVWKYCGQNMVLFIGAIASIDPTLYEAATIDGANRWQQFKAIILPGIKTVFMLNLILSITGSLSAFEPAYVVGSMGANGTATFFIKIHQMAHVSQKVGQACAMAMVLMALILLFTVLQRLFFRYVMKDSESTFNAKANKAKALW from the coding sequence GTGAGTATCGTCAGTACCGTGCAGCCGGATCTGCGCCGAAGTAAAATCAACTGGCAGAAAGTGCTTGTCATCTTTCTGTTCGCGGTCGTCCCGCTGTTCCTGCTGATCCTGTTCACCTACATCCCCTTCGGGAAGATGATCCAGTTCAGCTTCCACAACATGAGCTACACGAAGGACAAGGGATTTGTCGGTTTTGACAACTACCTGAAGATCTTCACCAAGCCCGAGTATGTGGACGCCATGCTGCTGAGCCTTTACTACATGGCCGGCGCCGTGGTTCAGCTGGCCCTGGCTCTCTTCTTCGCTTCCGTCCTCAGCCTGGAGCGGCTCAGGGGATCGGGGATTTATAAGGCTGTGCTCTTCTTTCCCTTCCTGGTAAACGGTATCGCCATCGGTTATATCTTCAAGTATTTCTTTACTCACGGTTTCGTGCTGGACACGGTCCTGCAGGCCATCGGCATCCCGCTGGAAAAGCTGCCCTACTGGCTGCGGGACCAGAGTGTCAATAACTGGTCCCTGGTCTTTACTTCCGTCTGGAAATACTGCGGCCAGAACATGGTGCTGTTTATCGGTGCCATCGCCTCCATCGATCCGACCCTCTATGAGGCGGCCACCATTGACGGTGCCAACCGCTGGCAGCAGTTCAAAGCCATCATCCTGCCGGGCATCAAAACCGTGTTCATGCTCAACCTCATCCTGTCCATCACCGGATCCCTCTCCGCCTTCGAGCCTGCCTACGTCGTGGGCAGCATGGGCGCCAACGGCACCGCCACCTTCTTTATCAAGATCCACCAGATGGCTCATGTATCCCAGAAGGTTGGCCAGGCCTGCGCCATGGCCATGGTCCTCATGGCGCTGATCCTGCTGTTCACGGTGCTGCAGCGCCTGTTCTTCCGGTATGTGATGAAGGATTCCGAAAGCACCTTCAACGCCAAGGCCAACAAGGCCAAGGCGCTCTGGTGA
- a CDS encoding RNA polymerase sigma factor, with protein MTGEQELVRLLKTGSADAFEQMITRWRSGAEAYACSLLHDSQAAEDAVQEAFSRLYAVRTDIDENRSFSAYLYTIVKRICIDELRKKKRFPDLPGELPDPPVPSAEAEYISHWDRLNRIHMLAELDETDRRLLTAFSLEGKTTKEIAGEMNMTDGQVRVRLHRIRRRIRKGMKDDA; from the coding sequence ATGACCGGGGAGCAGGAACTGGTGAGACTGCTGAAGACCGGCAGCGCGGACGCGTTTGAACAGATGATCACGCGCTGGCGTTCCGGAGCAGAAGCCTATGCCTGCAGCCTCCTCCATGATTCCCAGGCCGCCGAAGACGCCGTACAGGAAGCTTTCTCCAGACTCTATGCCGTCCGGACAGACATCGATGAAAACCGTTCCTTCTCCGCCTATCTGTACACGATCGTAAAACGGATCTGTATAGACGAGCTGCGGAAAAAGAAACGCTTCCCGGATCTTCCGGGAGAGCTGCCCGATCCGCCGGTTCCCTCGGCGGAAGCGGAATACATCAGCCACTGGGACCGGCTGAACCGGATCCACATGCTGGCTGAACTGGATGAGACGGACAGGAGACTGCTGACAGCTTTCTCACTGGAAGGAAAGACCACGAAAGAGATCGCCGGGGAAATGAACATGACCGACGGTCAGGTGCGGGTCCGGCTGCACAGGATCCGCAGAAGAATCAGGAAAGGAATGAAAGACGATGCGTGA
- a CDS encoding GNAT family N-acetyltransferase has product MEITYRKLTENDLDVFIRMRITQLREEGATEDVDLVPPLTDYYHRHLVDGTFVSWLALDGEKIVGTSGMSFVEKPPYFSCPSGRIGLLSSMYTDPDYRRTGIAKELLRRVTEEARAYGCGCVQITASDMGVLLYTDFGFEKNGNFMQYNL; this is encoded by the coding sequence ATGGAGATTACCTACCGTAAACTGACGGAGAATGACCTGGATGTTTTCATCCGGATGCGGATTACGCAGCTCCGGGAGGAAGGCGCGACGGAAGACGTGGACCTGGTGCCGCCGCTGACGGATTATTACCACCGGCACCTGGTGGACGGAACTTTTGTGTCCTGGCTGGCGCTGGACGGGGAGAAGATCGTCGGCACCAGCGGGATGTCCTTTGTGGAAAAGCCGCCGTACTTCAGCTGCCCCTCCGGGCGGATCGGCCTCCTGTCCAGCATGTATACTGATCCGGATTACCGGCGCACGGGTATCGCGAAGGAGCTGCTCCGCAGGGTTACGGAAGAAGCCCGGGCATACGGCTGCGGATGTGTGCAGATTACCGCCTCCGACATGGGGGTGCTGCTTTACACGGACTTTGGATTTGAGAAAAACGGAAACTTTATGCAATATAACCTGTAA
- a CDS encoding GNAT family N-acetyltransferase: MDAFVNEKDFELLADDRCTFQVLDRILRQECELIRTDHERLILCHSASRYPVWIWTPDGLTEAEKEAAWKLASEFRLVEEGFEIIMKYELAEYFMARAEKEGMKMGCQMEMMAYDCPEPKTPEFPADGELYECTPEDTDEVVKFLGGFFMDLDGELPPDERILAKAQEYIGNQAFFQWKTAEGTPVACCYYRPNQDMASIGGVWTVPEYRRKHYAQQLVYAVTKKIAGMGYLPMLYTDANYAASNACYQKIGYTLRGRLCTIKRMEEEKMI, from the coding sequence ATGGATGCTTTTGTGAATGAGAAGGATTTTGAACTGCTGGCTGACGACCGGTGTACCTTCCAGGTGCTGGACAGGATCCTGAGGCAAGAATGTGAGCTGATCCGGACAGATCATGAACGCCTGATCCTGTGCCATTCCGCATCGCGCTATCCGGTCTGGATCTGGACGCCGGACGGCCTGACGGAGGCGGAGAAGGAAGCCGCATGGAAACTGGCATCAGAGTTCCGTCTGGTGGAAGAGGGCTTCGAGATCATCATGAAATACGAGCTGGCGGAATACTTTATGGCCCGCGCGGAAAAGGAGGGCATGAAGATGGGCTGCCAGATGGAGATGATGGCCTATGATTGCCCGGAACCCAAGACACCGGAATTTCCGGCGGACGGGGAACTGTACGAATGCACGCCGGAGGATACGGACGAGGTTGTGAAATTCCTGGGCGGGTTCTTTATGGATTTAGACGGGGAACTGCCGCCGGATGAACGTATCCTGGCCAAAGCACAGGAATACATCGGCAACCAGGCGTTTTTCCAGTGGAAGACGGCGGAGGGCACGCCGGTTGCCTGCTGCTATTACAGGCCGAACCAGGATATGGCCTCCATCGGCGGTGTATGGACCGTGCCGGAATACCGCAGGAAGCATTACGCGCAGCAGCTGGTCTATGCCGTGACAAAAAAGATCGCCGGCATGGGGTATCTGCCCATGCTGTATACGGACGCCAATTACGCAGCGTCCAATGCCTGCTATCAGAAGATCGGCTACACCCTGAGGGGCAGGCTGTGCACGATTAAGCGCATGGAAGAAGAAAAGATGATATAA
- a CDS encoding carbohydrate ABC transporter permease, with amino-acid sequence MSIAVHAVRESNRGARIRRSVIRALEYLSLFLACFIALLPIWSSFTTSFKSAEEYASTNAMALPRNWFNFGNYVQVWTEGDMLRAFLTSASVVIVVVAVSVMMGSMLAYVLNRFRFPGNGLIRNLFMIATLIPGIAMQVTTYQIMKNLGLLNSITGYMILLSGTDVISIYIFLQYFENLDGALDESAVLEGCTYFGVFFKILLPLTKPAIITVAVLKGVGVYNEYYSANLYLQSNSWRTISTALYSFSGPFKSSYNIICAGVLLTLIPSLIIFLVFQKQVYAGLASGSVKG; translated from the coding sequence ATGTCCATCGCAGTCCACGCCGTCCGGGAATCCAACCGCGGCGCCCGGATCAGGCGTTCCGTCATCCGGGCCCTGGAGTATCTTTCACTGTTCCTGGCCTGCTTTATCGCGCTGCTGCCTATCTGGTCCTCCTTCACCACGTCCTTCAAAAGTGCGGAGGAGTACGCCTCCACCAACGCCATGGCCCTGCCGCGGAACTGGTTCAACTTCGGCAACTATGTACAGGTCTGGACGGAAGGCGATATGCTCCGGGCTTTCCTGACCTCCGCCTCGGTGGTCATCGTCGTGGTGGCCGTCTCCGTGATGATGGGTTCCATGCTGGCCTACGTCCTGAACCGCTTCCGTTTCCCCGGCAACGGGCTGATCCGGAACCTGTTCATGATCGCCACCCTGATTCCCGGCATCGCCATGCAGGTCACCACCTACCAGATCATGAAGAACCTGGGGCTGCTGAATTCCATCACCGGCTACATGATCCTGCTCAGCGGCACGGACGTTATCTCCATCTATATCTTCCTCCAGTATTTTGAAAACCTGGACGGAGCCCTGGATGAATCCGCCGTGCTGGAAGGCTGCACCTACTTCGGCGTCTTCTTCAAAATCCTGCTGCCGCTGACCAAGCCGGCCATCATCACCGTAGCCGTGCTGAAGGGTGTGGGCGTGTACAACGAGTATTACAGTGCCAACCTTTATCTCCAGTCCAACTCCTGGCGCACCATCTCCACCGCCCTCTACTCCTTCTCCGGACCCTTCAAGAGCTCCTATAACATCATCTGCGCCGGCGTCCTGCTGACGCTGATCCCCAGTCTGATCATCTTCCTCGTTTTCCAGAAGCAGGTCTACGCAGGCCTGGCCAGCGGGTCCGTCAAGGGCTGA
- the lepB gene encoding signal peptidase I, whose amino-acid sequence MEEKHNNNEKKQVKKKSLAREILEWVLTIVLAVMIALPIRAFAFEMVRVDGESMNSTLANGEIMFVSKFDYATTWLSFPWQDNRTKEQATRITTGGNPQRFDVVVCRYPGRGDTNFVKRVVGLPGDTVEVRKGYLYVNGEKYDEPYIKDEYRTGRLNSFGPYEVPEGEYFVMGDHRNNSNDSRMQGSLPRDMIIGHVRTVLYPFGEIRGIE is encoded by the coding sequence ATGGAAGAAAAGCATAACAATAACGAAAAAAAGCAGGTAAAAAAGAAATCCCTGGCACGGGAAATCCTGGAATGGGTGCTGACCATTGTGCTGGCTGTCATGATTGCTCTGCCGATCCGGGCTTTTGCGTTTGAGATGGTCCGGGTGGACGGAGAATCCATGAACAGCACCCTGGCCAACGGGGAAATCATGTTTGTGTCCAAGTTTGACTACGCGACCACCTGGCTTTCCTTCCCGTGGCAGGATAACAGGACCAAGGAGCAGGCAACACGCATCACCACCGGCGGCAATCCCCAGCGGTTTGACGTGGTGGTATGCCGGTATCCGGGACGGGGCGACACCAACTTTGTGAAGCGGGTGGTAGGCCTGCCGGGAGATACCGTGGAGGTCCGGAAAGGCTACCTGTACGTGAACGGCGAAAAGTATGACGAGCCGTATATCAAGGACGAATATCGGACCGGCCGGCTGAACAGCTTCGGCCCGTACGAGGTTCCGGAAGGCGAATACTTTGTAATGGGCGATCACCGGAACAACTCCAACGACAGCCGTATGCAGGGATCCCTGCCGCGCGACATGATCATCGGGCATGTGCGCACCGTGCTGTATCCCTTCGGCGAAATCCGGGGAATTGAATAA
- a CDS encoding ABC transporter substrate-binding protein: MKKILSLVLAVCLMLGLASFASAEETLPTFDQIVLGENTDLTAKIHFAYHRTDIADKLNGYVEAFRQIYPNVEIEYELITDYAENALMRVGNTDWTIMGIPTVQKDELSKYFVPLGSLETLSGLYNFMSSWSFDGVCYGIPSTGNANGVLYNKRIFAEAGVTELPKTPDEFIAALKAVKEKTDAIPLYTNYAAGWTMGAWDAYIGVAATGKDTYMNQELAHAKDPFADQGNGTGPYAVYKILYDATAEGLIEDDYTTTDWEGCKPMLNNGQIASMVLGSWAFTQMRDAEGGEHPEDVGYMAFPISIDGKQYAPAGGDYNFAINVQASYEEKLASMYYLKWLTHESGFAYSEGGVPIDKSGEYPDLYAAFDGIDMLSDADSLPGEETLLNEMNAESELNFNAGGNTKVQEIIEHAFNHDKTFDEIMADWNAAWSDAQAALNVEVK, encoded by the coding sequence ATGAAGAAAATTCTGTCCCTGGTCCTGGCTGTTTGCCTGATGCTCGGCCTGGCCTCTTTCGCCTCCGCGGAAGAAACCCTGCCCACCTTCGATCAGATCGTCCTGGGCGAAAACACCGACCTGACCGCCAAGATCCACTTTGCCTATCACCGCACCGATATCGCGGACAAGCTGAACGGCTATGTGGAAGCGTTCCGTCAGATCTACCCCAATGTGGAGATCGAGTACGAACTGATCACGGACTACGCTGAAAACGCCCTCATGCGCGTCGGCAACACCGACTGGACCATCATGGGCATCCCCACCGTGCAGAAGGACGAGCTGTCCAAGTACTTCGTTCCGCTGGGCTCCCTGGAAACCCTGAGCGGCCTGTACAACTTCATGAGCTCCTGGTCCTTTGACGGCGTCTGCTACGGCATTCCTTCCACCGGCAATGCCAACGGCGTCCTGTACAACAAGCGGATCTTCGCGGAAGCCGGCGTGACCGAGCTGCCCAAGACCCCCGATGAGTTCATCGCCGCCCTGAAGGCTGTCAAGGAAAAGACCGACGCCATCCCGCTGTACACCAACTATGCTGCCGGCTGGACCATGGGCGCCTGGGACGCTTACATCGGCGTCGCCGCCACCGGCAAGGACACCTACATGAACCAGGAACTGGCCCATGCCAAGGATCCCTTCGCGGATCAGGGCAACGGCACCGGCCCCTACGCCGTGTATAAGATCCTGTACGACGCGACTGCTGAAGGCCTGATCGAAGACGACTACACCACCACCGACTGGGAAGGCTGCAAGCCGATGCTGAACAACGGCCAGATCGCCTCCATGGTGCTGGGTTCCTGGGCTTTCACCCAGATGCGTGACGCTGAAGGCGGCGAGCATCCGGAAGACGTCGGCTACATGGCGTTCCCCATCTCCATCGACGGAAAGCAGTATGCTCCCGCCGGCGGCGACTACAACTTCGCCATCAACGTCCAGGCTTCCTATGAAGAGAAGCTGGCTTCCATGTACTACCTGAAGTGGCTGACCCACGAAAGCGGCTTCGCCTACAGCGAAGGCGGCGTCCCGATCGATAAGAGCGGCGAATATCCGGACCTGTACGCTGCTTTCGACGGCATCGATATGCTGTCCGACGCGGATTCTCTGCCCGGCGAAGAAACCCTGCTGAACGAGATGAACGCCGAGTCTGAACTGAACTTCAACGCCGGCGGCAACACCAAGGTGCAGGAAATCATCGAGCACGCTTTCAACCACGACAAGACCTTTGACGAAATCATGGCTGACTGGAACGCCGCCTGGAGCGACGCGCAGGCTGCCCTGAACGTTGAAGTCAAGTAA
- a CDS encoding GNAT family N-acetyltransferase: protein MIIRKFTEQDAQAVSELIITTIRISNTKDYPVELMEELVKTETPEHVLQRASWTHFYVAEEAGKIIGCGAIGPYWGKEDESSLFTIFVHPEWQGKGIGRAIVETLEKDEYGIRANRIEIPASITGLPFYRKLGYGFKDGKDTVDEEQLYRLEKQIEAPVIRQVEDAEEKSRIAREILEALPEWFEVPESREQYIRECRKWFFAAAERNGRAVGFLCLKETGKVTVELAVTGVLKALHRRGTGRALFEAAKAYAVAAGYEFMQVKTVAEGLYEDYDRTNRFYQGLGFRELEVIPQVWDEDNPCQIYVMSLRKSPWEQIMTRRSYRGKYKPDRIPREDMRTILEAGLAAPSGCNKQTTSLVAVDDPEILKQINAVIDPPVCETAPAMICVLSQRINAFRDRCFATQDYSAAIENMLLTISSLGYGSCWFEGHITDEDRICDRIAEILNVPEGYDLVCILPVGKMEGEPTVPKKKPFAERAWFNGFGKTEEME from the coding sequence ATGATTATCAGAAAATTTACAGAGCAGGACGCGCAGGCCGTGTCCGAACTGATTATTACCACGATCCGGATTTCCAATACGAAGGATTATCCGGTGGAGCTGATGGAAGAACTGGTGAAGACGGAAACGCCGGAGCATGTGCTGCAGCGGGCCTCCTGGACGCACTTCTATGTGGCGGAGGAAGCCGGGAAGATTATCGGCTGCGGCGCGATCGGCCCTTACTGGGGCAAAGAAGATGAAAGCAGCCTGTTCACGATCTTTGTGCACCCGGAATGGCAGGGCAAGGGAATCGGCCGGGCCATCGTGGAAACCCTGGAAAAGGATGAGTACGGCATACGGGCAAACCGGATCGAGATTCCGGCTTCTATTACCGGGCTTCCGTTCTACCGGAAGCTGGGGTACGGCTTTAAGGACGGAAAAGATACCGTTGACGAGGAACAGCTCTACCGGCTGGAAAAGCAGATTGAGGCCCCGGTCATCCGTCAGGTGGAGGATGCGGAGGAGAAATCCCGGATTGCCCGGGAAATCCTGGAAGCGCTGCCGGAGTGGTTTGAGGTTCCGGAATCCCGGGAACAGTATATCCGGGAATGCAGGAAATGGTTCTTTGCAGCGGCGGAACGGAATGGCAGGGCGGTGGGCTTCCTGTGCCTGAAGGAAACGGGAAAGGTTACCGTTGAACTGGCAGTGACCGGCGTGCTGAAGGCGCTTCACCGCCGGGGAACCGGCAGGGCACTGTTTGAAGCAGCAAAAGCATACGCGGTTGCCGCGGGATATGAATTCATGCAGGTCAAGACGGTGGCGGAGGGCCTCTATGAAGACTATGACCGGACCAACCGGTTCTACCAGGGGCTGGGCTTCCGGGAACTGGAAGTGATTCCGCAGGTATGGGATGAGGACAACCCCTGCCAGATCTATGTGATGTCCCTGAGGAAATCCCCGTGGGAACAGATCATGACCCGCCGGAGCTATCGGGGCAAATACAAACCGGACAGGATTCCGCGGGAGGATATGAGGACGATCCTGGAAGCGGGGCTGGCGGCACCCTCCGGCTGCAACAAACAGACCACCAGCCTGGTGGCGGTGGACGATCCGGAAATCCTGAAGCAGATCAACGCGGTGATTGATCCGCCGGTCTGCGAGACGGCACCGGCCATGATCTGCGTCCTGTCCCAGCGGATTAACGCATTCCGGGACCGGTGCTTTGCGACGCAGGACTATTCCGCGGCCATTGAAAACATGCTGCTGACGATTTCCTCCCTGGGATACGGGAGCTGCTGGTTTGAAGGACATATTACCGATGAGGACCGGATCTGCGACCGGATCGCGGAAATCCTGAATGTGCCGGAGGGATACGACCTGGTCTGCATCCTGCCGGTCGGAAAGATGGAAGGCGAACCGACCGTACCGAAGAAAAAGCCCTTTGCCGAACGGGCCTGGTTCAACGGATTCGGCAAAACGGAAGAAATGGAGTAA
- a CDS encoding nitroreductase family protein: MEFKDLIAARRSVRSYNSGATRKDLEAICKAAQQAPSWMNQQTARCYVLETPEVLESLRDAALPSFNRNSSANAALIVTTFVKGIVGFGPDGQPVDDIGNGWGIYDLGLHDAYLILAAKDLGYDTLIMGLRDVDLLREKLGIPDNEELISVIAVGKSDAAPATPPRKPLEETVKFF, encoded by the coding sequence ATGGAATTCAAGGACCTGATTGCCGCCCGCCGCAGCGTCCGGAGCTACAATTCCGGCGCCACCCGCAAAGACCTGGAAGCCATCTGCAAAGCCGCCCAGCAGGCGCCCTCCTGGATGAACCAGCAGACCGCCCGTTGCTACGTGCTGGAAACGCCGGAAGTCCTGGAGTCCCTGCGGGACGCCGCGCTTCCTTCCTTTAACCGGAACAGCTCGGCCAACGCCGCGCTCATCGTAACCACCTTTGTCAAAGGCATTGTCGGTTTCGGTCCGGATGGCCAGCCCGTTGACGATATCGGCAACGGCTGGGGCATCTACGACCTGGGCCTGCATGACGCCTACCTGATCCTCGCGGCCAAAGATCTGGGCTATGACACCCTGATCATGGGCCTGCGGGACGTGGACCTGCTCCGCGAAAAGCTCGGCATTCCGGATAACGAGGAACTGATCTCCGTCATCGCCGTCGGCAAGAGCGACGCTGCTCCCGCCACACCTCCCCGGAAGCCCCTGGAAGAAACCGTTAAATTCTTCTGA
- a CDS encoding 8-oxo-dGTP diphosphatase: protein MERTERVILTNLCMIQDGTKVLVQEKVGKDAGGIIFPGGHVEEHEPIVDSVIREMKEETGLTIESPKLCGIKEWINEDGTRYVVFLFKTDRFSGELTSSDEGRVFWMEKDDVLKSNWIWQMDCLLKIMADGEYTELFFDPADDWKPVLK from the coding sequence ATGGAACGAACTGAACGGGTGATCCTGACCAACCTGTGTATGATCCAGGACGGCACGAAGGTGCTGGTACAGGAGAAGGTGGGGAAGGACGCCGGCGGGATCATTTTCCCCGGCGGCCATGTGGAGGAGCATGAGCCCATTGTGGATTCCGTGATCCGGGAAATGAAGGAAGAAACGGGACTGACCATTGAGAGCCCGAAACTGTGCGGGATCAAGGAATGGATCAACGAGGACGGCACCCGGTATGTTGTGTTCCTGTTCAAGACCGACCGCTTTTCCGGGGAACTGACCTCCTCGGACGAAGGACGGGTATTCTGGATGGAGAAGGACGATGTGCTGAAGAGCAACTGGATCTGGCAGATGGACTGCCTGCTGAAGATCATGGCGGACGGAGAATATACGGAACTGTTTTTTGACCCTGCGGATGACTGGAAACCGGTATTGAAATAA
- a CDS encoding nucleoside phosphorylase: MITDSFDNQSQAIINPVRKENAPAVDACIVTFSHEIEKYVAENYASGEITSLWCATGRTPVYLIEKNGKRFAFYKTYVGAPITVGLMEDAAAEMACDRFILFGGAGCLNKEIAHGKVMVPTAAYRDEGTSYHYAPAADYVTVGKSDTVAEFMKTNGIPYVLGKTWTTDSFYRETRNNFEKRKADGCISVEMECAGAQAMCDFRGLELYPFFTSGDLLDAPEWDDRGKDYKNGGQHDVGHFSIALALADFIS, encoded by the coding sequence ATGATCACCGATTCTTTTGATAACCAATCCCAGGCAATCATCAACCCGGTACGGAAGGAGAACGCCCCGGCGGTGGACGCCTGCATCGTGACGTTCTCCCATGAGATAGAGAAATATGTGGCGGAGAACTATGCCTCCGGGGAGATTACATCCCTCTGGTGCGCCACAGGAAGGACGCCGGTTTACCTGATCGAGAAAAACGGCAAGCGGTTTGCCTTCTACAAAACCTATGTGGGCGCGCCGATCACCGTCGGCCTGATGGAGGACGCCGCGGCGGAGATGGCCTGCGACAGGTTCATCCTCTTCGGCGGGGCAGGCTGCCTGAACAAGGAAATCGCCCATGGCAAGGTGATGGTCCCCACCGCCGCCTACCGGGATGAGGGCACCTCGTATCACTACGCCCCGGCGGCGGACTACGTGACCGTGGGCAAATCTGACACGGTGGCGGAATTCATGAAGACGAACGGCATTCCCTATGTGCTGGGGAAAACCTGGACTACGGATTCCTTCTACCGGGAGACGCGGAACAACTTTGAGAAGCGGAAGGCGGACGGCTGCATCTCCGTAGAAATGGAGTGCGCCGGCGCGCAGGCCATGTGCGATTTTAGGGGTCTGGAGCTGTATCCCTTCTTCACCAGCGGCGACCTGCTGGACGCGCCGGAATGGGACGACCGGGGCAAGGATTACAAGAACGGCGGACAGCATGACGTGGGCCACTTCAGCATCGCCCTGGCCCTGGCTGACTTCATTTCATAA